In Eretmochelys imbricata isolate rEreImb1 chromosome 14, rEreImb1.hap1, whole genome shotgun sequence, a genomic segment contains:
- the CACNG5 gene encoding voltage-dependent calcium channel gamma-5 subunit → MLFGMSACGRKALTLLSSVFAVCGLGLLGIAVSTDYWLYLEEGIILPHNQTTEIKMSLHSGLWRVCFLAGEERGRCFTIEYVMPMNVQLTSESTINVLKMIRSATPFPLVSLFFMFIGFILSNIGHIRPHRTILAFVSGIFFILSGLSLVVGLVLYISSINDEMLNQTKDSETYFSYKYGWSFAFSAISFLLTESAGVMSVYLFMKRYTAEEIYRPHPGFYHPRLSNCSDYSGQFLHPDAWVRGRSPSDISSDASLQMNSNYPALLKCPDYDQMSSSPC, encoded by the exons ATGCTTTTTGGAATGAGCGCGTGCGGCAGGAAGGCTCTGACTCTGCTCAGCAGTGTGTTTGCGGTATGTGGTTTGGGACTCTTAGGAATTGCTGTTAGCACCGACTACTGGCTTTACCTGGAGGAAGGAATCATCCTGCCCCACAATCAGACCACCGAAATCAAAATGTCGCTGCACTCTGGTCTCTGGAGGGTCTGCTTTTTGGCAG GTGAGGAGCGTGGCCGGTGTTTTACTATAGAATACGTCATGCCCATGAACGTCCAGCTGACGTCTGAATCGACAATCAATGTTCTAA AGATGATTCGTTCTGCTACTCCTTTCCCTTTGGTCAGCCTCTTTTTCATGTTCATCGGGTTTATACTGAGCAATATTGGACACATTCGGCCTCACAGAACCATCCTGGCCTTTGTATCGGGAATCTTCTTCATTCTGTCTG GTTTATCTCTGGTTGTGGGGCTGGTGCTGTACATATCCAGCATTAACGACGAGATGCTGAACCAGACCAAGGACTCGGAGACTTACTTCAGTTATAAATACGGATGGTCATTTGCCTTCTCTGCTATCTCTTTCCTTCTCACAGAG AGTGCTGGTGTGATGTCAGTCTACCTGTTCATGAAACGATACACTGCTGAGGAGATCTACAGACCCCATCCCGGCTTCTACCACCCCCGTCTTAGCAACTGCTCTGATTACTCAGGGCAATTCTTGCATCCTGATGCCTGGGTGCGTGGACGCAGCCCCTCCGATATTTCCAGTGATGCATCTCTCCAGATGAACAGTAACTACCCTGCCCTGCTCAAATGTCCTGATTACGATCAAATGTCCTCCTCCCCATGTTGA